The DNA segment CCGGGTGCCGTTGCCGGCGACGGTGAGCACCATGCGCTGGGCGAACCCCGCCTCGTCGCGGTGCCACGACACCTCGCCGTCGCCGACCTCGACGGTGTACCGGCGGGAGACCTCGCGCTCGTCGAAGTAGACCATCGTGACGGTTCCGGCGGCGTCGTCCGAGCCGATCACCGCCACGGCGCTGGGGACCTCCGGCTCGTCGATCTCCGAGCGCATCAGCACGAAGGCGCCGCCCTCGTGCCACGCGAACGAGGTGCGGCCGTGGAAGGTCGTGCCCGGGACCATCGGGTGGGTCCCGGTCGTGCGCCACTCGCCGAGCAACGGGGCCAGCGGTGCGAGTGCGGGGTTGGGTCGCTGCGCCTCCGCGCCGATCGGTGTCGTCATCCCCGGGATGCTCGCAGGCCCGGCCCCTCTAAGGTCAGCTGCCGGCCACGGACGGCGGAACTCGTCGGGCTACGCCGTCGAAGCGCCATCGGGGGGATCGACGGTTCCCGGTGGCTGGCGGCTCGCGCGCGGTGCGATGGCACCTGCACGCCAGGCCCGGGCTCGGGTCAGGACGTCGTGGACGAGCTCGGTCTTGGCGTCGGCGTAGTCGTTCATGTCGTCCCACTGCTGCTCGGCCAGCGTCCGTTTCGTCGCGGCGTAGAGCTCGCGGTCCGCCGCGTCCACGCGCAGCCAGTCCCGCAGGTCGAGGTAGTCCCGCACCTCCTGCCGGCCGGGCTCGTACACGTGCACGTGGACGTCGCGGGTGGGCGTCCGCACCATCCGGTGCCCCGGCTCGCGCACCCGGAGCAGGAAGCCCGCCGACTCCAGCGCGGGTACGTACGCCGCCTCGTCGTCCACGTCGGCGACGGTGAGCAGCACGTCGATGATCGGCTTCGCGGCCAGACCGGGCACCGAGGTGGACCCGATGTGCTCGACGCCCACGACGTCCCCCGTCAGGGCTCGGCGGAGGCGCTCAGCGATCTCACGGAAGCGCGTGGGCCACCGCGCGTCGTAGTCCACCACCGAGATCTGGGCAGGCTCGCGACCGCCGATCAGCACCCTGTCCAGGTAGGCGGCGCGCTCCTCGTCCACCTGTCGAGCGTCCCATCGCGGGATCGCGCAGGTTGCTCCGACCAGGACCTCGTCGGCCGCAGATGCCGTCACGGCACGCTAACTTCGGCGCACCCGAAGGGGAGGAGAGCGCCGTGGGCAAGGTGGTCATGTACGGCTCGGTGTCGGTGGACGGGTTCGTCGCGGACGAGGACGACCAGCCCGGACCGCTGTTCGACTGGTTGACCAGCGGTGACGTCCCGCTGGACGGGAGCGGCGCACTGAAGGTCTCCCAGACGTCCTACGACCACACCCGGCCGTACTGGGACTCGATCGGGGTGACCGTCACCGGCCGACACGTCTTCGACATGACGGACGGCTGGGACGGGACGCCCCCGAGCGGGATCGACCACGTGGTCGTCGTGACGCACCGGCCGGCGCCCGAGGGCTGGGACCCCGAGGCGCCGTTCCACTTCGTCGCCGGCGTGGAGGCGGCCGTGGCCAGGGCGCAGGAGCTCGCGGGCGACCGTGTGGTCGAGGTCGCCGCGGGCGACGTCGGTGGCCAGGCGCTCGCCGCGGGCCTGGTCGACGAGGTGCGCATGGACGTCGTGCCGGTCGTGCTCGGGTCCGGCAAGCGCTACTTCGGGTCGGTCGACGCGCAGCACCTGTTGGAGGACCCCGACGTGGTGCTGCAGGGCAACCGGGTGCTCCACCTGCGCTATCGAGTCAGCCGTTGACCTGAGCCGGCTCGAAAGCTCGGCTCAGGAGCCGTGGAGGGACGAGGCACGGCCGACCTCAACGGCCCGTCCGTCTCCATGCGGCCCGTCGAGGAACAGGTCTGCGCTCGGCGCCGGCGTTCTGGAGTCCACCGTGGGGCTACCGTTCGTCCACTTCGCCGTCGGGCAGCCTGCACACAGGAGAACGAGACGATGGACGCAAGC comes from the Modestobacter italicus genome and includes:
- a CDS encoding GrpB family protein, which codes for MDEERAAYLDRVLIGGREPAQISVVDYDARWPTRFREIAERLRRALTGDVVGVEHIGSTSVPGLAAKPIIDVLLTVADVDDEAAYVPALESAGFLLRVREPGHRMVRTPTRDVHVHVYEPGRQEVRDYLDLRDWLRVDAADRELYAATKRTLAEQQWDDMNDYADAKTELVHDVLTRARAWRAGAIAPRASRQPPGTVDPPDGASTA
- a CDS encoding dihydrofolate reductase family protein, translating into MGKVVMYGSVSVDGFVADEDDQPGPLFDWLTSGDVPLDGSGALKVSQTSYDHTRPYWDSIGVTVTGRHVFDMTDGWDGTPPSGIDHVVVVTHRPAPEGWDPEAPFHFVAGVEAAVARAQELAGDRVVEVAAGDVGGQALAAGLVDEVRMDVVPVVLGSGKRYFGSVDAQHLLEDPDVVLQGNRVLHLRYRVSR